A single region of the Sorghum bicolor cultivar BTx623 chromosome 9, Sorghum_bicolor_NCBIv3, whole genome shotgun sequence genome encodes:
- the LOC110430402 gene encoding pollen-specific leucine-rich repeat extensin-like protein 3, giving the protein MDKPSKPIHGPAKPIHGPPPPQLVGPPGFGCPPPEEEDERAPPGSRLSSRTPPRRRKEGDRVAPARIRPPATGTVLSASRRARLEGGTPPPEGPTSELEGASPPHRSTPPATGTVLSTPHRARSGGRGAATGGTRVGVGGSR; this is encoded by the coding sequence atGGACAAGCCCAGCAAACCCATCCATGGGCCCGCTAAACCCATCCACGGCCCACCGCCACCGCAGCTCGTCGGACCACCGGGATTTGGCTGCCCACCGCCAGAGGAAGAGGATGAGAGGGCACCACCAGGTTCCAGGCTCTCCTCGCGCACGCCGCCACGCCGGAGGAAAGAAGGCGACCGCGTCGCCCCCGCACGGATCCGGCCCCCGGCCACCGGAACCGTGCTGTCCGCGTCGCGTCGTGCGAGATTGGAGGGAGGGACGCCGCCACCGGAGGGACCCACGTCAGAGTTGGAGGGCGCGTCGCCCCCGCACAGATCCACCCCCCCGGCCACCGGAACTGTGTTATCCACGCCGCACCGTGCGAGATCTGGAGGGAGGGGCGCCGCCACCGGAGGGACCCGCGTTGGAGTTGGAGGAAGCAGGTGA